AGAATTCAGTTAGTTATTGCTAACAGAGTTTGGTTAGTTATTCTTATTACTGCTAGGCTGGTGCCTAACATACACTTTGGTAACAAGAGGTTTAGGCATTCTCTTAACCCTATCATATACTTAGTTAAATTAGTAATCTGATTTACACAGATTCTGGCCTTTTGTCACTTGTGCAGCACGCCTTTCCTTGGCAATTTCGGTTTCTTTTGAATGTGATTCTGTCATTTAAACAATAGAAGAATTAAGTTAGACATACattaaaaacaatttcaaatcatTTACAAAGAAAGTTGCGACCTTCTGTTTTTCCAGTGCTTCATAATCTGTCCTCTCCTTCCACTTACTCTTGCGTAGTTTTATCGGCCGATTTCCAACATACTTTCCTGAAACCAAGACATCATAGTCAGGATACATATTTGATTGCATTGGCCACAATATTGTCTCCTTACATTGACAAGATTCAGAGACAAATTGGATAAGCCATTAATACATTCATGcataaaagaaacaataaaccATCATGATTATGGTTTAGAATTGTAAAGCTATCAATCTCTAGTCAATATTATCAGGCATAAAATATCTATACTGAATCAAAGCACTAGTCACAAGACTAAATGTACTTAGACACTACAGAGTAATGCTTAAAAGAGAAGCCCATCCGAACTTACTAACCATTCATTTCTTTAACAGCAGCAGCAAGGTCAGCAGGATTGGCAAAGCTCACAAATCCATAACCTTTTGTTTTACCAGTCCGTTTATCTCTGACAACCTAGACAAGATCAAACATAACTTCAGGTCATTAAGCAAGACCTACGTTAAGATACACAAATATTAACAACTCTGTCCCTTCAAACAAAAATCTGAAGAGGAAATAGAAAAATGCTCACAGAAGCACCACAATCattcctaaacataaaaataatttgagcTAGATGAGTAATCCACTTACCCGTGCCAAGTTAAAGGAAGGGAATCGTGAAAATGCTTTTGAAAGAACATCATCATTCACTTCATTACCAAGATCGCCGCAAAAGAGCCGATAATCATCTAATTAGCCAGAAAAATAACAATCAATTCACGATTCTAATCTAAATTCAGAATCTTTAAAATCACATACACAATATAGGCTCCAGGCAAACAAAACACTCGCAACGGCATGGACACACAATCCAACCCACTTATACATAACTGAAATAAGGAGTAATAGATCATCTTTCACATGCAAACTTTcaatatacataaaattaacTTAACAAATCTGTAAAACTAAATAGTAATGACTAGAACATAGTCATCATACCTTCTGGCCACTCTGCGAGGATGGGATCCTCCCAAGATTGGCCAGCAGCTTTGCGAGGAACTGCTTTCTTTTTGGCGTCTGCTTTGTGCTCGACATCGCTGCTTGCAATTGCTGCCTTAacattctcaagagcttccggcGTTATTATCTGTGCATCCCTCTCAAATAACTGTTGTGCCTGTTCAATCACACAACAAATTCAATCAATTTTTGCCaccttctatttttcttttgagaaaTGCCAAACACACCCtcttttgaaaacactttgtaccattggttgaaatttataggaaataaaaaattccaGTGGGtctcatttcttatttaatgagtttctttcctgattttatagtttttaatcaattttaaccaataatagaGTGTTTATTAGAAAGGTTGTGTTACTAGcacttctcttttcttattctaAAGGAGGACAAGACCACCGTGCACCGACCTGATATTGTGGCACAGTGGAGTATACCCCTGCCACCGGTGCTGGCACAACAGGACCGACGATGGGAGGTGCCGGGATTTGCACGGACGGAGCAGCAACATAGGGTGCAGCATAGTGAGTGGTTGCAGGTTGCTGTAGATGAAAGGGCACAGGGAAGTAGGAGGAGGGGTTGGAATAGGTGAATTGCGATTGCGGAGctgaggaggaggaagaagatggTGTCGTCATGGATCGCAACTCGAATGGAACGAAACTGGAAAGCAAAACCatcatttttattcaataagaTATCAAAGTAAATGATTTACTATTTCCACACTATAAAATTACAGGTAATTGTTTTACAacacacatttttattttgcaatACTATCTCATGATATAGAGAATTGGCAGGATTTTGAGAAACAAATTCATAGAAATTTATTGGCAtacttattttatacattttcgACACATGACAATGGGAAGGAACCAACAACATTGAGAAATGAGGTGAACACCGAAGAAAGCAGATAAACAGAAAGTTGCAGAAAATAGAGGTATAAAATTCACCAAAGACTTTGAGCAATGTCGAGCTCAGACACAGAGAAAGAGAAAGCCCTGAGGTTGAAGATGACAGGGAGGAACCACCGGACCGGTGAGAGAGTACAAAAAGAATACGAGCATGGTCTAGCTTTTAATATGCTTTAAAAACCCACGTAAGtttcaaagttattttaaaaacatatatttgtttaaatttatttattgaaagaaatgtttattttaatacaaatattttttttttagtatatttatctaaattatttaagcttaaaaataaaaagaaaattctctatctatttcttaaaaaaatatttatataaaaacacaagttattttttaaaagtttaaataaattttaaaaaaaaaactacttattGTACCTAGTTTTTTCTAACAAAGTGACCCGACCCGACCCGCAAAGTTCGCAACTGAGTGGTTATATACTGCCCAGAAACTCACAATTAACCATGGCGGGGTCGGAGGCTTCTCCAAAAATCCTTTTAGCAAAGCCTGGACTCGTCACCGGAGGTCCCGTCGCCGGTAAATTCGGGCGTGGTGGCGGCGGCGATGACGACTCCACTCAGCTCCGTTCTCGTCTTCCGTCTGCGGCATCCCTCAACCTTCTCTCCGACTCCTGGGATTTCCGCATCGATCGCTTTCTCCCTGTAAATCTCTCTTCACTCTCCTTTCCTTTGTCACACAACAAAAATGTTTACTATTAATTGCCATTGCATTTGGAAAATGTTGGCAGTTTTTGACTGAGAATACGGACTTTACTGTGATTGGAGTGATTGGGTCACCTGGAGTTGGCAAGTCCActattatgaatgaaatttaCGGTTTTGACTCAACTTCCCCTGGTCAGTTTATTCACTCAATTtaactcttctttttttataactttttatttatttttgacttTGATGCCTAAGCCTGCAGGGATGCTACCACCTTTTGCCATACAGTCTGAAGAAACTAGAGCTATGGCACGGCATTGTTCCACGGGCATTGAACCAAGGATTTCTACTGAACGTATTATTCTTCTTGATACCCAGGTAATAATATCAACATTCCTTAATTTgcatcattttttcattttctattgctTCTACTGTTCTTCTTTGTTATCTTATGTTGGTTTGTGGGATTTTGAGTTATATTTGTGCCTCTCTTTTTTACATGTAGCCTGTATTTAGTGCTTCTGTTTTATCTGAGATGATGAGACCAGATGGCTCTTCAACGATTTCAGTGCTAAGTGGAGAAACCTTGTCAGCTGAATTGGCTCATGAACTTCTGGGTATTCAGGTAATAAACAGTCACTcctaagtagagaatatccttttaatacaaatattattattaactttcTAGCTTGATAATCATTGatgctttttttctttcctgCAACTGTTACTATATCCGATTATCTTGACTATGTTGGGTTGCTGCAAGGAACCTTTCTAGCTTGCTGTTCTTCTAGCATCCATTTGCCATATTGTGCTGGTGGTGTCAGAGGGAATCCATGATGATAGTATGTGGCATTTGATGTTGACGGTATGTGTGTTATATTTGAAGATGCTTCAAGTCCTGTTCAATAGCTTGATGAGACCATTTCCTGTGATGCAAATTGTGTAGCATTTGAAAAACAGTTGTGCCCCTGGTTCCATCTGTTATTACTTATCTGAATTCATCCAGTGGGTatctttttgtcttttcttAGCTCAGCTTTTTGCTATAAGCGATGAGTTGTTATTAGATCAATGGCTTTGATGGAACATTATGTGGCTACACTATATAAAATCATGTGGTCTGAGATACATTCATTATGTTTACAATGACCATTTTGATGAATAGTTGCAATTCGATAGCAATTTTGCAGTATTTTGGGCTtccttgtttaatttaaaatcctTGTACATCATGTGCAGATTCttaattcttttataattttatgttttaaagaCTATTAATATATTGAAAACTGAAAAGGACTGATCATGCTGTACTTGTATCATGTAGGTTGACTTGTTGAAGCATGGTATCTCAGACCCATCCTTGACGACTTCTCTATCACAGAGCTCTAGTTCTGGGCTTGAGAAAGATAAGCTTCCTGAACATGAAGAATACATGGCTACTCCCGTGTTTGTACACACCAAGTAAGAAACATCATTCTGCCTCAACATCATTCTGAACTGTTTggcttttgtatttaattaattaagcaaaGTAGGATTCTTGAAAAGACAAGCCCAGCCAAGACCTGGAGGTAACTAGTGAATGAGAACTGACGAATGGTTAACTTGTTTGGCTTGATTAGCTGCTTGCTACTAGCAACATTCCATCTTGGCTggactttttttcttctataaatttTCCTTCAGATATCCTCTAAAATTAAGGTCTCTGTCACAGTGTCACCTACCACGTGTCACTGACTGtttgaaaatatataagaaaatcaaGAACCAAAGATGAAGGGCTAAAGgcaaaagtaaaatgaattgtAAAAGAGGCTTAAAAGTAAAGGGCTAAAGGCATATGAAGCCCGGATTatccatttaaaaaatttgtatcaTATTATCATTTGCCACAGTTCTATCTTGTATCCACTTCCTTTCCTTAATTGGAATAAGGTTGCTGCATAGTGAAGCACTCATCGGTATTTTCTTTTGACTTGTGTAGGTTGCAAGATCAAGACTTTACTCCTAGTAATTCTGTGCAGTTGAGGAAGGCACTCATGCAGTATTTCAGACCATCCTATTTTGTGAGAGAACACACCGAAAACAAACCTGAAGAGCATGTTTCATCTTCTCCGGTTCATGGCAGTCAAATGGATTCTAACATGATAAAATTTTATGCGATCCCTCTCAAGAAAAAAGACGAAAATCCAAGAGCTCAGCATGAAAGTTACGTTTCTGCACTATGGAAATTGCGTGATCAGGTTCTTTCTACACAAACAAATGCCTCACAAACACTACTGTGCAGGATTTGTTAAGTTTTTCTACTTTGCTAGTTGCCACTGTTATATTGCTTCCTTTCTTGttgaccatttttttttttttggtgaaattcTTGTAGACCAGTTAGTTTTAATAAGCTACAAAATTGAAGACACGTTATATGTTTTCCTGTTTGTCAGATTTTATCAATGAAGTCACCATCTTTCACAAGACCAGTGTCAGAGCGTGAATGGTTAAAGAATTCAGCCAAGATATGGGAACTGGTAAAAAGCTCCCCAACGATATTGGAGTATTGTAGAACACTTCAACATTCGGGTATGTATGGGAGATAATTACGAAATGTGGAAAGATTCGAGACATTCTCTGAAATTGTATTTCAATTCAAGATGTATCTTTTTTAATGCAAAATCATAATGAATCAATTGCACATTCTTTAAGCTGATTTTATTGCTGGTGAATACTATTGTAAACCTATTATTAGTAGAATATTTAGTtacaaaaagtcaaaaacaacTAATACAGCATTCCTTGAAGTGTGAGACGACAGATATAGATTAGCATACACTCGTACAGCATTCAATTTGGTGTGAgatgacaataattttaaattacttttatttaactaaattattaGCATATAGTACTTTTCAtgtattacaaaattttaattaaaaatagtacatttttatttttaaaaatttaatgttttttcttttattttgaattttgaagtgattttttatgtaattaaaattattatatattttttatttaaacaattgatataaaatatatattaactaagattaagataaataataaaatataaaaaatgagatagattgtacagtccatttaaaatattttttagaattgattAACTGGATTTTTTTACACAATGAGAAGTTGAATTGCTTTAAGTAATAAAGATAATATCATTATAAGAAAgtgtgaaaattataaaattttaaatataacaaatCATGTGAGCAGTTTGAATAAATGCCCttgtatttttcaaaaaaaggtGATTTAGAACCAAGGCCAACCCTTAATCTCAAGGCAAAAGAGCCAAGGCCAACCCTTAATCTCAAGACAAAAGAGCCAAGGCCAACCCAGCCGTACCGAAATTAAGTAATCACATGAATCCCAAGATTAGAATGTAATATACGTATATTTGTCTTATTTTGAgaattatactttattttattatttacaagGAAAAATAATGAGTATTACATAAAatatgggggggggggagtataattataaagaaataaatttgttgattatACTTAGCAACATAAAGTAAGATGTGTGCATAAATTACTCTGGAACAGTCccattcaggaaaaaaaaactctggATCAGtcagtttattttttgtctAGATCAGGTAACCTCCACCGGAAACAATCCTGTTTGAGTCCTAGTcggtttaattaaaataaataaatacttgtaCAAATAATACATTAGGTAAAAGATTATTGTAAATAAGAGCAAGTCCTTTTAACACGATCACATACATAAAGTGACGACAGTATATTTTAAGAGATTCAAAAGTTCAAAGcgaatttgtttgttttcaccACTAATtcgttttattgttaaaaagaaaaaagctgcTTTCCACCTCTTAAATGAAGGCAAAACAATTTTTCAGGATTAAAAACAAACATCCAGAACATCTGCAACTCAGCTGCCCCATATTCATGGTTCAGGCTTGGACTCCCATGGTTGGTACCTGGTCCAGTTTCTCTGCCCTGGATTAAGTGCATGTCCTTTGGAATGATAGATATACTGTTCACCTTCTCCAGACAAATTTTCTTTGTGTTCAATACCATACCTTTTCGGTTTCAGTAAAAGAAGCTGCAACCATTTCattgcaatattattatctGGGACTTCAGATTTTCTTACCATAAAGCATTACCAAGGAAGtaaataggaaagaaaagaatTACCTCATCTCCTGTGTGATCAGTGATGAAGTGGAGCCAACCATGCCATTCAGCTGGAACCTGAGAGGCATTATATCTAGTCTTCTCTGCATATTCAACCCACCTGTGCCTTCCTGCCAAATATTAAGAAAACAATGGcatttataaatttgatattatgTCAAATATGGGGGTTTTACCCTCGTGTTTGGATAAAGCATTATAGAATTTAAAATGTAGGGAATATAATTACATCAATTTAATTCATTTCAATGGTAAAATGATCTGTTTGAATATCCATTTGACAAATTACAATTCATCTGAAACAATGTCCTTCATTGACAGAGGAGAGATTCATCAGTTGCTATTTCTTTGTTAGGTTTTGCTGCTAAGACATTGCTAACTTTTACTGAGCAACACTACGGACATAGCCCTTGAATCATCTATTCACTTCACCCAAATTCGAAAACATCATTTGTTGGATGGAAAAATAGCAGAAAGATATCAAAAGCAAGAGTGAAGAAAAACCAGCACAATGTTGATGACTgaaaggaaaatgaaattgcagaaaGCTgagaatttttcttaaaaaaagtgtattttGTTGACAGAAGAAAAGGATCACTAACTAGCACTATGTACTTTACCACAGAAGAGAGGAAAAGATCTtgggaattttaaaatatattactgaTTCCCAATAATCCATTCTCCACCGCTAATCAGACCCCACAGGCAGCTTACAATAAAAAGCTTCAATATATTTCTGTTTTCAAAGACTATCCTTCCCCCTCACTGTGTGCGCACGCACAATCCTCACAATTTGACTGTAGTTCTATTTgttatgtttcttttattaatattttggcTTCTATGATCATTACTCTCAACCTAATTGCACAGATAGAGAGCTGTTGTTAATATTTATCCTTCTTGTCTCAATTGCTTGTATGGTATTTTGATTGTTTACTTGCTAGGCTTGTAGTAAGCCCAAGATAGACACATAATCATTTATAGCTTCTCTTCTACTCTGTATAGCAACTGTTTTGAGGCAGCATCTGAAAAGCCATAACACCTCACCATATCCTTTTCTTGTTAAATATGTCATAGTGAGAATTGAGATATCCATGTGCAATAATTGGAATGCTTGATGTTAATGGCTGTTGTCCAAATGCATGGTAAACACCTTCATTAGTCCTTAGCTAGTCTAGCCATGTGTAATTTATTAGACTAATTGACTAAACCACACACATACAGATTAAGACACAAAGAGCAGGGCACCTACCAAACTGTGTGTCTCCAAGCTTCTCATAATACTTGTTACCAAATTTATCAACACCAACAAGTGTTGCCCCAATATTGTGGATCTTGGTTTGCCTACATAAATTCAGAAAAGAATTAGATTGGAAGAGGAAAAATACTAGTATATCACAGGAGTTAAGATCTTTcaataaaataccaataacgatacaaaattatataaaaactgaGCCCTTCATTAACTTTACATAAACTCAATCTCTGTTCTGACAGCTTGAGACCAgttacaagaaaaagaaataatctAAATCTAATTGCAATGAACCATATACTTCCACTCAAATCACCCTAGAGAAAGCTATTTCCCTTTTATCTCTAAGAGGGCCATTTGAAGTGACAAAGCTAAtgttatatatgtttatttttgtcCTTCTCATATTCCTCCCTGAATAATAACAAGAAAGGCTCCTTCAATTGCATATATTATTCTACTATGCCTCTCCACATCCTATCTTTTCATCAAACATTTAAAAACAGCAATAAGGAAAGACCATGAGCAAAAACACAGTGAAGAGATATTCAAGCATCGAAATTAATAATTTGGCTTTCAaagaaggatatatatataaattgagaaagaaaaaaatgaaaagatcaaGCAAAGCAATTGACTTACAAGAGATTTCCATCCGGAAGGCATCTCctgaaaattcaaacaataatgTAAAAGATATCAGCACAGCACAGCACAAAATGCCCAACCCTCGAGTATCAATAGATAAATCTACTTTGTTCATGGAATCAAGGAACCCTCAATAATCTCCACGTACATTTCTCCGGATAATGCACAGCAAAAATCCTTTGACAATCCCAACATTTTATGAACAAAGAGCTATTAAATCAACTCTGAGTTTCATAAATTGCATTTTTCGGAGAAAGCGAAATCGAAAAGCAGtggaaaattataagaaatgaaaaaaaaaaagaggtacaATAACAGGAAGATTGaactaaataataacaattcgaagcgaaaaaaaaaaagattcgaAAAATATTGAATGAATTGTTAGGGGAAATTTAGAAGCGAAGGAAAGAAAAGGGACAAACAGGTAGCCTTCATCCTTGAGCTCCCTGAGGAAAGCGCCGAAACCCTTTTCTCTGACCGATTTGAGTACGTTCTTCACCACTGACGCCATCTCgctcttcttcctcctcctttCCCACACCCTCTTCTCTTTTCGGGTATTGCTAAGGCAGCGTTTGGTGACACccaatataattgaaaataaaccaCGAAAGAAAATGAACacaagttagaaaaaaaaaaaaacaagaagtaaaaaaaaatgattaaattatttttaaaattattatttgataattttcgATTAGATTCGTGATTTTTTTCAATTGGATATTTCAAAGacccaataaaaaaatcagcacctatttaaaaatgacaaataattcATTGAAAAACAAGTATAAGTTCAGGATCCacttacaaaaaatattcaagacctaattaaaaattatcaaataatttatacggattttttttaaaaaaataatttaatttaaagacttaaataggattttagtctctatttatatttttcctagTTTTAgtctaataagttttttttcatatttagtctatgttttttcaattttatttcttatgtttatatttagttcctataaatttatgagttttttttaattttagttcctttaaaattattatttatcgtTTTTAGTTCATATAAATTCACACTTATAAGTATCAAAATTGGAAAAACATATATTCAATAAGGAttataaatggaaaaaaaaacttataaaaataaaaaattaaaaagacataaaatgactaatgaacaaaataaattataggaatcaaaaatacatttaaattgagttaaaaattatttttttctaatttgtttATATGGTCGACATTTATCATTCACATTAATAATTAtggttttaaaatttacttcatatattttttattaattaataatataatataaaatatatagacTAAATATGGTTAAAAActagacaatttattttttacaatacaCGTGAACGAGTGATGATTAAAATAACATTGGCTTTTTTTATCGCTAGTaacactttttaatatttttttcctaagacTATTTGTCATTGGTGAAATtttcagaaattaattttttgtaatgaaTTTCGCATTCTCTTCTAATAATACAAAttcattatttaaaatgttcctagcatttcttttctttcttttatgttttttccccCACTGAGTCTGAGAGTATTGGTACTTCACTGTGTTATAATTGGCTTGTCAACAAAAGGAAGTGTACGTGGCGAAATGTGATTGGATAGTATTACATCATTTTGTTTCAATGTTATTCATTCatgaatttgaatatataaaaacttgGAAATCCACGGTGAGAGCGAAAGCATTTAGGGGAGATTGTTTTTCTGTTCCATTTCTACGAACTCAGACCCTTCAATCCCAACCGGTACCTTATTCCTATCAATTTCTTTTTcctgttttattatttttctcaattttcttttgCTCCGCGTTGATCCGATTCCTAGTTGTTAGGGCTTATCTTGTATTGGGGGTTTCATTGTGAATATGCACTTTGCAAATCGTTCGTACCTTTCATGTTTATTTTGtctgtttgattcttctttatgGGACATCGTTTCAAGTGCATATATATATTAGGGCAGATTAATTGCCGGTGTAATTGATAAAATTAGGTTTTCAGATGTTGATTCAATGATTATTACATTGGCTTTATGCATGCagagaaaaaaatcatgaaGCTGAAGACATATGCGGGTCTTAGTATCATTGCAACTCTGGCTATTATATATCATGCATTTAACAGTAGGGGCCAGTTTTATCCGGCAATGGTGTATCTGTCAACTTCCAAGATCAGTTTGGTGCTTCTTCTCAACATGGGTTTGGTCTTTATGTGTATTCTATGGCAATTAACCAAGAAGTTGTTCTTGGGTTCCCTCCGAGAGGCGGAGGTTGAGAGGCTTAACGAGCAATCGTGGAGGGAGGTCATGGAAATCCTCTTTGCAATAACCATTTTTAGGCAGGACTTCTCAGTCACATTCCTTGCAATGGTCACAGCATTGTTGTTGATTAAGGCTTTGCATTGGTTGGCTCAGAAGAGAGTCGAGTACATTGAGACCACTCCCTCGGTGCCCATGTTGTCCCATGTTCGAATTGTATCTTTTATGggcttccttcttcttcttgatAGCCTTTTCTTGTACAGTTCTATGAAGCATTTGATAGAAACGTGGCAGGCTTCGGTTTCACTATTCTTTTGTTTCGAGTAagccttcttcttcctttttctccTCCCAAATGATTTATGACTCGtaaatattgtattttaaaagGTATGAATAGTAATGCAGCTGAATTTCTGGTTGTATGAGATTGAGAATGCTGTTTAGTTTTTTCCTTGTTTgacttttatttgatattttgatttagtcatgCATAAATCCAAATATCCAATTAGGCCATGTTGATATATGAAATTTCACATCTTGGTTAAACTCTCAAAATTTATTGTTGGACAATGATAACTAAAGGATTGGTGACTGGTGAGCAGCCATATATATCATTCTTTTGAAAtgatatataattgaatatttcATTTGACAAATTATCTGTTTCAATCTCAGGTACATGATACTGGCAACTACAACGGTgtcaatttttgtaaaatatctttTCTATGTCAGTGACATGCTTATGGAGGGACAATGGGAAAAGAAACCGGTCTTCACATTTTACCTGGAACTCATTAGGGACTTGCTTCACTTGTCTATGTATATGTGCTTCTTTCTTGTAATTTTTGTGTAAGTGATTAGTCAACTCTTCTTTTATGCATTTTATGGTAGCCTTCATATGTATGCACTACATGAGTCATTAATATGTCTCTCATAGACACTTTTACATTTAGCCGTTTGACTGCACTGAGAAACAGATTCAATCATAATTGACAATGATATTTTTAGTATCTGTTTCATTAACATGTACACAtttggtttatttatttttcattgtcaTGCTATTTTGGTTAGATTATACGTTTAACTTTCACAGGTTATATTTTTCACCTATACTAACTTTAGTTGACCTTTCAGAAACTATGGTATTCCCTTGCACCTTATACGGGAGCTTTATGAGACATTTAGGAACTTCAAAGTCCGTGTTGCAGATTACATACGTTATCGTAAAATCACTTCAAATATGAACGATCGGTTTCCAGATGCAACCCCTGAAGAGCTTAATGCGTGAGTTCTAAACCTGGTGTAGTATctgtttaatttattatatatccatTTTAAACATATATGTATTTAAATGATTATGCAGAAGTGATGCAACCTGCATTATTTGTCGTGAAGAGATGACGACAGCCAAGAAACTTATATGTGGACATCTTTTTCATGTTCATTGTCTCCGATCATGGCTGGAGCGGCAGCACACTTGCCCCACCTGCAGAGCCTTGGTTGTACCACCTGAAAATGGGACAACTGCGGCTGCAGGGCAGCAAGGATCACAGTCAGATGTCCATCAACGGGGTAATCATATGATAATCACTCACTAGAGTTAAATAGTGTGTTCATGGAACGTCTTATTAATGTACATGATGTCAGAAATGAACTGATATTATTTCCAGAAACAGTGTCTTTGGAAACAAAGACGGAAAAATAGAGTTGGAAGCATgactctgacaaacactttgcTATCTGCACCTTCcaccacatttttttaattcattttcatttttctatttattttgtaatgtgtaatttcttttttattcacgTGAAGATTTTCTCATTCATTATGAAGCTCTTAAAGATcctattttatacatttttgcaCATATTAGTTAACTTTTAAGacattgttttcttttaattttgggtGATTATGTTGCTTGCCTGAGTCCAATACAATTAgactgtttaaaatattttgaatgtaATTTCTGTTAGATTAAATAAGCATATTGACACTTGTAGTTTTAAATGACTCTGTATATATGTTTGTTCGGtgtattatttaata
The nucleotide sequence above comes from Glycine soja cultivar W05 chromosome 11, ASM419377v2, whole genome shotgun sequence. Encoded proteins:
- the LOC114373679 gene encoding RNA-binding protein 42-like encodes the protein MTTPSSSSSSAPQSQFTYSNPSSYFPVPFHLQQPATTHYAAPYVAAPSVQIPAPPIVGPVVPAPVAGVYSTVPQYQAQQLFERDAQIITPEALENVKAAIASSDVEHKADAKKKAVPRKAAGQSWEDPILAEWPEDDYRLFCGDLGNEVNDDVLSKAFSRFPSFNLARVVRDKRTGKTKGYGFVSFANPADLAAAVKEMNGKYVGNRPIKLRKSKWKERTDYEALEKQKNHIQKKPKLPRKGVLHK
- the LOC114373678 gene encoding protein SMG9-like produces the protein MAGSEASPKILLAKPGLVTGGPVAGKFGRGGGGDDDSTQLRSRLPSAASLNLLSDSWDFRIDRFLPFLTENTDFTVIGVIGSPGVGKSTIMNEIYGFDSTSPGMLPPFAIQSEETRAMARHCSTGIEPRISTERIILLDTQPVFSASVLSEMMRPDGSSTISVLSGETLSAELAHELLGIQLAVLLASICHIVLVVSEGIHDDSMWHLMLTVDLLKHGISDPSLTTSLSQSSSSGLEKDKLPEHEEYMATPVFVHTKLQDQDFTPSNSVQLRKALMQYFRPSYFVREHTENKPEEHVSSSPVHGSQMDSNMIKFYAIPLKKKDENPRAQHESYVSALWKLRDQILSMKSPSFTRPVSEREWLKNSAKIWELVKSSPTILEYCRTLQHSGMYGR
- the LOC114373978 gene encoding probable NADH dehydrogenase [ubiquinone] 1 alpha subcomplex subunit 12, whose protein sequence is MASVVKNVLKSVREKGFGAFLRELKDEGYLRCLPDGNLLQTKIHNIGATLVGVDKFGNKYYEKLGDTQFGRHRWVEYAEKTRYNASQVPAEWHGWLHFITDHTGDELLLLKPKRYGIEHKENLSGEGEQYIYHSKGHALNPGQRNWTRYQPWESKPEP
- the LOC114376373 gene encoding ERAD-associated E3 ubiquitin-protein ligase HRD1B-like isoform X1, whose protein sequence is MKLKTYAGLSIIATLAIIYHAFNSRGQFYPAMVYLSTSKISLVLLLNMGLVFMCILWQLTKKLFLGSLREAEVERLNEQSWREVMEILFAITIFRQDFSVTFLAMVTALLLIKALHWLAQKRVEYIETTPSVPMLSHVRIVSFMGFLLLLDSLFLYSSMKHLIETWQASVSLFFCFEYMILATTTVSIFVKYLFYVSDMLMEGQWEKKPVFTFYLELIRDLLHLSMYMCFFLVIFVNYGIPLHLIRELYETFRNFKVRVADYIRYRKITSNMNDRFPDATPEELNASDATCIICREEMTTAKKLICGHLFHVHCLRSWLERQHTCPTCRALVVPPENGTTAAAGQQGSQSDVHQRGTTGTGSGSTAQTEATDSLSRHQARLQAAAAAASIYEKSYVYPSMNSLVCSPGYTLHPPVQISMAESSNTDRNGEQTSSEEAQKQFLIAGRPPNLSFPPMQNFHFLPSQAHASPVNYGEGFENDPNIPSSQLEAYRKLLQCQIQNLQILQNQLEMLQRIKADRNVDEGTPSSDSRGKSVVSSSSESGHGYREDIQDGKA
- the LOC114376373 gene encoding ERAD-associated E3 ubiquitin-protein ligase HRD1B-like isoform X2, with amino-acid sequence MKLKTYAGLSIIATLAIIYHAFNSRGQFYPAMVYLSTSKISLVLLLNMGLVFMCILWQLTKKLFLGSLREAEVERLNEQSWREVMEILFAITIFRQDFSVTFLAMVTALLLIKALHWLAQKRVEYIETTPSVPMLSHVRIVSFMGFLLLLDSLFLYSSMKHLIETWQASVSLFFCFEYMILATTTVSIFVKYLFYVSDMLMEGQWEKKPVFTFYLELIRDLLHLSMYMCFFLVIFVNYGIPLHLIRELYETFRNFKVRVADYIRYRKITSNMNDRFPDATPEELNASDATCIICREEMTTAKKLICGHLFHVHCLRSWLERQHTCPTCRALVVPPENGTTAAAGQQGSQSDVHQRGTTGTGSGSTAQTEATDSLSRHQARLQAAAAAASIYEKSYVYPSMNSLVCSPGYTLHPPVQISMAESSNTDRNGEQTSSEEAQKQFLIAGRPPNLSFPPMQNFHFLPSQAHASPVNYGEGFENDPNIPSSQLEAYRKLLQCQIQILQNQLEMLQRIKADRNVDEGTPSSDSRGKSVVSSSSESGHGYREDIQDGKA